The proteins below are encoded in one region of Alistipes indistinctus YIT 12060:
- a CDS encoding glycosyltransferase WbsX family protein, which yields MKARIIAFYLPQYHPIPENDAWWGKGFTEWTNVGKAKPLYRGHYQPRVPADLGYYDLRVPETRQAQADMARSYGVEGFMYWHYWFGGGKRLLERPFNEVLARGEPDFPFALAWANETWKGFAHGLTNRNTLIEQRYLGEQDYIDHFHAVLPAFRDRRYITVDGKPLFMVYKPLQHPDMPAFVGLWQRLARENGLPGIYFVGQADVGQEQKILRLGMDAACIFRMMECVNRRPFFKKAVQRIKINLFKHPRVFRYAEAARWFVGPEDARDDIIPTIYSGWDHTPRSGCEGTVFSHYTPDVFERHVEQVLRAVENKPASLKIVFVKSWNEWGEGNYMEPDRRYGLQFLERLKKCVE from the coding sequence GTGAAAGCAAGAATCATTGCATTTTACCTGCCTCAGTACCACCCGATTCCGGAAAATGACGCGTGGTGGGGCAAAGGGTTCACCGAATGGACCAATGTGGGCAAGGCGAAGCCCTTGTATCGCGGACATTATCAGCCTCGGGTGCCGGCCGACCTGGGATACTACGATCTGAGGGTCCCCGAAACCAGACAGGCGCAGGCCGATATGGCGCGATCCTATGGCGTCGAAGGCTTTATGTACTGGCACTATTGGTTCGGCGGCGGCAAGCGCCTGCTGGAGCGTCCGTTCAACGAAGTTCTCGCCAGAGGCGAGCCGGATTTTCCTTTCGCTCTCGCGTGGGCCAACGAGACATGGAAAGGCTTTGCTCACGGTCTCACTAACCGCAACACGCTGATCGAACAGCGTTATTTGGGCGAGCAAGATTACATTGACCATTTCCATGCCGTGCTGCCCGCTTTCCGGGACAGGCGGTACATTACCGTGGACGGGAAGCCTTTGTTCATGGTCTACAAGCCGCTTCAGCATCCCGACATGCCGGCTTTTGTCGGGCTATGGCAGCGGCTTGCCCGGGAGAACGGGCTGCCGGGAATCTATTTTGTCGGGCAGGCAGACGTAGGACAAGAACAGAAAATACTCCGTTTGGGTATGGATGCTGCCTGCATTTTCCGAATGATGGAATGCGTCAATCGTCGGCCGTTTTTCAAAAAAGCCGTTCAACGCATCAAGATCAATCTTTTCAAGCATCCTCGCGTATTTCGGTATGCCGAAGCGGCCCGATGGTTTGTCGGACCCGAAGATGCGCGCGACGACATCATCCCCACGATTTACTCAGGTTGGGACCATACTCCCCGAAGCGGGTGTGAAGGAACGGTTTTCAGTCATTATACGCCTGATGTATTCGAGCGACATGTCGAGCAGGTGCTTCGTGCCGTAGAGAATAAGCCCGCTTCGCTGAAAATCGTTTTTGTCAAATCGTGGAACGAGTGGGGAGAAGGCAATTATATGGAACCAGACCGAAGATATGGGCTGCAATTTCTTGAACGGCTCAAAAAATGCGTGGAATGA
- a CDS encoding UDP-glucose dehydrogenase family protein: MNIAIVGTGYVGLVTGTCFAEMGTNVTCVDIDTKKIDKLNNGIMPIYEPGLEELVKKNIREGRLHFTTDLTSVLDKVEIVFSAVGTPPDEDGSADLHYVLDVARTFGQKINRYTLLVTKSTVPVGTAQKVKAAIREELEKRGVNIPFDVASNPEFLKEGAAIKDFMNPDRVVVGVDTQQARTLMERLYKPFLLNGFPILFMDVSSAEMTKYAANAMLATRISFMNDIANLCERIGANVDMVRKGMGTDDRIGSRFLYAGCGYGGSCFPKDVKALCHTGRKNGYPMRVIEAVEAVNENQKEIVADKLKEALGADLNGKVIALWGLAFKPETDDMREAPALVIIDKLLEAGATVRAFDPIAMDEARRKIGNKIMYCNNIYEAAEGADAIALATEWKQFRLPDWNTVRKTMRGNLIVDGRNIYDQNELADKGFRYTRIGKKLAE; this comes from the coding sequence ATGAATATCGCAATCGTTGGAACCGGGTATGTCGGCCTGGTTACAGGAACTTGTTTCGCCGAAATGGGTACGAATGTGACCTGTGTGGATATTGACACGAAAAAGATCGATAAGCTCAACAACGGTATCATGCCGATTTATGAGCCTGGACTCGAGGAACTTGTCAAAAAAAACATCCGTGAGGGACGTCTCCATTTCACGACCGATCTTACCTCGGTTCTCGATAAAGTTGAAATCGTTTTCAGCGCCGTGGGAACTCCGCCGGACGAGGACGGCAGCGCCGACCTGCATTACGTGTTGGATGTAGCGCGAACGTTCGGACAGAAAATCAACCGCTACACCCTGCTGGTAACCAAAAGCACCGTACCCGTCGGCACGGCACAGAAAGTAAAAGCCGCCATCCGGGAAGAATTGGAGAAACGCGGCGTAAACATACCTTTCGACGTAGCCTCGAATCCTGAATTTCTCAAGGAAGGTGCGGCCATCAAGGATTTCATGAACCCCGACCGGGTGGTAGTCGGAGTGGATACCCAACAGGCCCGCACTTTGATGGAGCGCCTTTATAAGCCGTTTTTACTCAACGGCTTTCCAATCCTGTTTATGGACGTATCGTCGGCCGAAATGACCAAATACGCCGCTAATGCAATGCTTGCCACCCGCATCAGTTTCATGAACGACATCGCCAACCTGTGCGAGCGTATCGGTGCGAATGTCGACATGGTACGCAAAGGCATGGGAACCGATGACCGTATCGGCAGCCGTTTCCTCTACGCCGGATGCGGTTACGGCGGATCGTGCTTCCCGAAAGATGTCAAGGCGCTTTGCCACACCGGACGGAAGAACGGATATCCCATGCGGGTAATCGAAGCCGTCGAGGCGGTCAACGAAAACCAGAAAGAGATCGTGGCGGATAAACTCAAAGAGGCACTGGGAGCTGACCTGAACGGAAAAGTGATTGCCCTGTGGGGACTCGCATTCAAACCCGAAACCGACGATATGCGCGAAGCACCGGCACTGGTCATTATCGATAAACTGCTCGAAGCCGGGGCAACAGTCCGGGCTTTCGACCCGATCGCCATGGACGAAGCCAGAAGAAAGATCGGCAACAAAATCATGTATTGCAATAACATCTACGAAGCCGCAGAAGGAGCCGACGCCATCGCACTGGCCACGGAATGGAAGCAATTCCGGCTCCCCGACTGGAACACCGTCCGAAAAACCATGCGCGGAAACCTGATCGTCGACGGACGAAATATTTACGACCAAAACGAACTTGCCGACAAAGGATTCCGCTATACCAGAATCGGGAAAAAACTGGCTGAATAA
- a CDS encoding oligosaccharide flippase family protein — translation MTENTSGADTSYEQALKSTGIVGGAQFLTILITVVKTKIVALLLGPAGVGVLGLLQGIVDMVRNATGLGIHFSAVKDVAAANASRDGQRIGRTIRILRRWVWGTGLLGMTVAIALSIPLSRFSFGSAEYAVPIVLVSVVLLLTSLQEGQLALLQGLRMIGKMAKAKVAGAVAGFVLTVPMYWWLGVKGIVPAMILTAAAMLAISWWFVRGIRVEPAKLTPKETFRGGLSIAKLGFFIVVTTFASTATMYIVRSFVSQKMGTDGVGMFQAAWNISNVYVGLITSAMLADFFPRLSERSNDHAAMARLTNEQGEIALIIGAPMVAGILLFIPAVLNILYSSQFMAATAILQWQMAGAFTGFLAWPLGVIFLAKGKGHYCILTDGVWCAAYLSIVFAGWNRFGLEILGIAAICSSFAKLVLVYVLVRTQFRFRWSRRNLRLIGLYGGLIAGALLTVLLASGWVKYAIGGAIVLIVCCISYRHLNEVVAVSSLITQIRRRIGGKRS, via the coding sequence ATGACAGAAAACACGTCCGGCGCAGACACCTCGTACGAGCAGGCACTCAAGTCGACCGGAATCGTCGGGGGCGCGCAGTTTCTCACGATCCTGATTACGGTCGTCAAGACCAAGATCGTCGCCCTGCTGCTGGGGCCTGCCGGCGTCGGCGTGCTCGGCTTGTTGCAGGGTATTGTCGACATGGTCCGCAATGCGACGGGACTGGGCATACATTTCAGCGCGGTCAAAGACGTTGCGGCGGCGAATGCGTCGCGCGACGGACAGCGGATAGGGCGGACCATCCGGATTCTCCGGCGGTGGGTCTGGGGTACCGGTCTGCTGGGCATGACGGTCGCCATCGCGTTGAGTATCCCGCTTAGTCGGTTCTCGTTCGGGAGTGCGGAATATGCCGTACCGATTGTTCTGGTTTCGGTAGTTCTGCTGCTGACCAGTTTGCAAGAGGGGCAGCTCGCCCTGCTACAAGGCCTGCGCATGATCGGCAAGATGGCGAAAGCGAAAGTCGCAGGAGCCGTAGCCGGATTCGTTCTCACCGTACCGATGTACTGGTGGCTGGGTGTGAAGGGAATCGTCCCCGCCATGATCCTGACGGCGGCGGCGATGCTTGCCATTTCATGGTGGTTTGTCCGAGGCATCCGGGTCGAACCTGCCAAGCTTACGCCGAAGGAAACGTTTCGGGGCGGTCTGTCGATCGCCAAGCTGGGTTTTTTCATCGTTGTTACCACTTTTGCGTCGACGGCTACTATGTATATCGTCCGTTCATTCGTCTCGCAAAAGATGGGAACGGATGGCGTCGGAATGTTTCAGGCTGCATGGAACATTTCAAATGTATACGTAGGATTGATTACGAGTGCTATGCTGGCCGATTTCTTCCCGCGCCTGAGCGAAAGGAGCAACGACCACGCCGCCATGGCCCGGCTTACTAATGAGCAGGGGGAGATCGCTCTGATTATCGGTGCGCCGATGGTCGCCGGCATTCTGCTGTTCATTCCTGCCGTACTGAACATTCTTTACTCGTCGCAATTCATGGCCGCTACGGCTATTCTGCAATGGCAAATGGCGGGAGCCTTCACCGGATTCCTTGCATGGCCGCTCGGCGTAATTTTTCTGGCAAAAGGGAAGGGACACTACTGTATCCTTACCGACGGAGTATGGTGTGCGGCATATCTCAGTATCGTTTTTGCCGGATGGAACCGGTTCGGGCTCGAAATTCTCGGTATCGCGGCCATTTGCAGCAGTTTTGCCAAGCTCGTGCTGGTATATGTCCTTGTCCGGACGCAGTTCCGGTTCCGTTGGTCCCGGCGCAATCTCAGGCTGATCGGCCTGTACGGCGGACTGATCGCCGGAGCGCTGCTTACGGTGCTTCTCGCCTCGGGATGGGTCAAATATGCGATAGGCGGAGCGATCGTACTTATCGTATGCTGCATTTCGTACAGGCACCTGAACGAGGTCGTTGCCGTATCGTCGCTAATAACTCAGATACGGCGAAGAATCGGCGGGAAGCGTTCGTAA
- a CDS encoding glycosyltransferase family 4 protein: protein MDDSYTFAMNILFIIPSVKTGGGNRVFIELASRLSRDHEITMLYPNNSTDKHTFAVSGNVRFVSVGKTASGKIGKLINLWRTIRYANRRYADWTTVYSDPLFALFAGWLKAKRKWRFVQADDYRIFDDGMLLHGVFLKIYKWLCKRSFRSSRVRFIFNSRFVHERFCRDAGRTDVALRLVHPAIEQRIFTATGRSGVDTGICLIARKHPGKGLVTFLDVYRRLPEAVRDRVGPVTFVSHDDLSAFDLTGIEIVRPKNDMEIADAYRKAGIFISTSWREGFGLPPLEAMACGCACIVSESGGVDEYVRAGENCLTFPPRDEKALEDRLLVLLNDNVLRETLAKAGTATALRFSWERSAGQFLAIVRDEQC, encoded by the coding sequence ATGGACGACAGCTACACCTTTGCGATGAATATACTTTTTATCATTCCTTCGGTCAAAACGGGAGGCGGCAACCGCGTCTTTATCGAGCTCGCCAGCCGTCTGTCCCGAGATCATGAAATCACGATGCTCTATCCCAATAACTCGACGGACAAACATACGTTTGCTGTCAGCGGGAATGTGCGATTCGTTTCGGTCGGGAAGACTGCCTCAGGCAAAATCGGCAAACTGATTAACCTTTGGCGGACGATTCGTTACGCCAACCGCCGTTATGCGGATTGGACGACCGTCTATAGCGATCCTTTGTTCGCCCTGTTTGCCGGATGGCTGAAGGCCAAACGAAAGTGGCGTTTCGTGCAGGCGGATGACTATCGAATCTTCGACGACGGGATGCTTTTGCACGGCGTATTCCTCAAAATATACAAATGGCTGTGCAAGCGCTCGTTCCGTTCGAGCCGGGTCCGGTTCATTTTCAACTCGCGTTTCGTACATGAACGGTTCTGCCGGGATGCGGGCCGAACTGACGTAGCGTTGCGATTGGTTCATCCGGCTATCGAACAACGCATCTTTACGGCAACGGGAAGATCCGGTGTCGATACGGGCATCTGTCTGATTGCCCGGAAGCACCCGGGGAAAGGCTTGGTCACGTTTCTCGACGTATACCGCCGGCTGCCTGAAGCAGTCCGAGACCGGGTCGGTCCGGTCACGTTCGTTAGCCACGATGACCTCTCAGCCTTCGATCTTACGGGTATCGAGATTGTCCGGCCGAAAAATGATATGGAGATAGCCGATGCCTATCGTAAGGCAGGGATATTCATCTCCACTTCATGGCGGGAAGGCTTCGGACTTCCTCCGCTTGAAGCCATGGCTTGCGGCTGTGCCTGCATCGTTAGCGAATCGGGCGGAGTAGACGAGTACGTCCGGGCCGGTGAGAACTGCTTGACTTTTCCTCCCCGGGATGAGAAAGCCCTCGAGGACCGGCTTCTCGTTTTGCTGAACGACAATGTATTGCGAGAAACCTTGGCAAAAGCGGGCACAGCTACGGCTCTGCGGTTCTCTTGGGAGCGTTCGGCCGGACAGTTTTTGGCAATCGTTCGGGACGAGCAGTGCTGA
- a CDS encoding glycosyltransferase, with the protein MTMARILFISSNLASSLHGGWQCASRNLESMKRIAGEGAVDCEILPPFTVNSRANPVKRLWHALSALTRVIFTFRINGSSLGRERRIIEKLKQQSYTHIFVDSSLNGLLIRKIKKRTDVRVIVFFHNCEFSFIRRHLQSGNVGSVFRLLPAFVNEKLSVRYADCTVALNRRDGKLIEKLYGIPHALRIIPISLHDRFRHFHRLTQDGDTATEKVRTALFIGSNFYANRSGIEWFIAHVLPLVDIRLVIAGKGMDQLPVGTHPQIELHGSAPSLEAFYARADFVIAPIFTGGGMKVKIAEALMYDKPIIGTAEALEGYERADSIVVCNTASEFVSAIRTFATSPALTGSRRLFLDRYSFDATLPLFKTLLEC; encoded by the coding sequence ATGACAATGGCGAGAATACTTTTTATTTCATCGAACTTAGCCTCGTCGCTCCACGGCGGATGGCAATGTGCGAGCCGCAACCTCGAGTCGATGAAGCGGATAGCGGGAGAAGGAGCGGTTGACTGCGAGATACTGCCTCCGTTCACGGTCAATAGTAGGGCGAACCCGGTGAAACGGCTGTGGCATGCTCTCAGCGCCTTGACGCGCGTAATATTTACGTTCAGAATAAACGGTTCGTCTTTAGGCAGGGAGCGGCGGATCATCGAAAAGCTCAAGCAGCAAAGTTACACTCATATTTTTGTCGACTCGTCGCTGAACGGCTTGCTGATACGGAAAATAAAAAAACGGACGGACGTTCGGGTGATCGTGTTTTTCCATAATTGTGAGTTTTCTTTTATCAGACGCCATCTGCAGTCGGGAAATGTCGGATCGGTATTCAGACTGCTACCCGCCTTCGTCAACGAGAAGTTAAGTGTCCGCTATGCTGACTGTACCGTCGCATTGAACCGTCGTGACGGAAAGTTGATAGAAAAACTGTACGGTATTCCGCACGCATTGCGCATCATCCCCATCTCGCTGCACGATCGTTTCAGGCATTTCCACCGATTGACGCAAGACGGAGATACTGCGACAGAAAAAGTGCGTACGGCTCTTTTCATCGGAAGTAATTTCTACGCCAACCGATCGGGAATCGAATGGTTTATAGCCCACGTATTGCCCTTGGTTGACATCCGGCTGGTCATCGCAGGCAAAGGCATGGACCAGCTTCCTGTCGGAACTCATCCCCAGATAGAGCTGCATGGTAGCGCTCCCTCATTGGAGGCGTTCTATGCGCGAGCCGATTTTGTGATCGCTCCGATTTTTACAGGAGGGGGCATGAAGGTCAAGATCGCAGAAGCCTTGATGTACGACAAGCCTATCATTGGCACCGCGGAAGCACTCGAGGGCTATGAACGTGCGGATTCGATCGTAGTTTGCAATACGGCGAGCGAATTCGTCTCGGCAATCCGAACATTTGCTACATCTCCTGCGCTCACGGGTTCGCGGCGGCTTTTTCTCGATCGGTATTCATTCGACGCCACGCTTCCTCTGTTCAAGACCTTGCTCGAATGTTAG
- a CDS encoding acyltransferase produces MIDTIKTLLRGIGRAGSYLVPYRSGGRLSTLGDYLYTAWLARHFKHIGANVYIRRPVSLKGGKYISIGSHSVIQKGCILNAWDRYGDQSFTPEIAIGEHVSIGEWSHLSAIRAIRIGNYVLTGRRVTIVDNSHGRGTSEELGMHPEDQPLYSKGVVTIGNNVWIADKVTILSGVTIGDNSMIGANAVVTHDIPAGVIAAGVPARVIRQISQSQNNSEKQGSLDS; encoded by the coding sequence ATGATCGATACAATCAAGACCTTACTGAGAGGGATCGGCAGAGCCGGATCTTACCTCGTTCCCTATCGGAGCGGCGGACGCCTGAGCACGCTCGGGGACTATCTGTACACGGCTTGGCTGGCACGCCATTTCAAACACATAGGCGCCAATGTCTATATCCGGCGGCCCGTATCGCTGAAAGGCGGAAAGTACATATCGATCGGAAGCCATAGCGTGATTCAGAAAGGATGCATACTCAACGCGTGGGATCGATACGGCGACCAGTCTTTCACGCCGGAGATTGCGATCGGCGAACATGTTTCGATCGGCGAATGGAGTCACTTGTCGGCTATCCGGGCGATCCGCATCGGAAATTACGTGCTCACGGGCCGTCGGGTTACGATCGTCGACAACTCGCACGGCCGAGGTACTTCAGAGGAGCTGGGAATGCACCCGGAGGACCAGCCCCTTTATTCGAAAGGTGTCGTAACGATCGGAAACAACGTGTGGATTGCCGATAAGGTGACGATCCTGTCCGGCGTTACTATCGGAGACAACTCCATGATCGGAGCCAATGCCGTAGTTACGCACGACATTCCGGCAGGGGTAATCGCCGCCGGAGTGCCGGCCCGCGTCATCCGTCAGATCAGCCAGTCGCAAAATAACTCTGAGAAACAGGGTTCCCTCGATTCATAA
- a CDS encoding EpsG family protein — MLVYLSVFTTALGLLCIGNRRNIPVAVWMSLGLLIVFSGLRYGVGIDFPAYWDLYRGNEYSQSEAGFRLLCGILTRLGFGPQTMFLATSAIVVVFVYKAAVYYDKTHVCFAFFVFLFAGTFLESLNLVRQYVAIALFFWGSRYIVGRSPTKYMLVVLAASLFHISALVLLPFYWLLRIRFPGWLLFGILGFSLVLSFIFPLKGLISMIPRYGQYLTLYSEANQTTALGLGYFSKLLIAFAVILFRKKLLGVEAVKYTVVMNGFIFYVALMTLFNDFMVFLRISYYFHIFIILLLPRLAMPFTYRSRPIVLGIASAYCLLLCFLSLKASDAYMIPYRTNLDLWTTATPLR, encoded by the coding sequence ATGTTAGTTTATCTATCGGTATTCACTACTGCTCTGGGATTGCTTTGCATAGGTAACCGGCGCAATATCCCGGTCGCCGTATGGATGAGCTTGGGCCTGCTGATCGTGTTCTCGGGTCTTCGATATGGCGTCGGAATCGATTTTCCAGCTTATTGGGACCTTTATCGAGGAAATGAATATTCGCAGTCGGAGGCTGGCTTCAGATTACTTTGCGGCATCCTCACTAGGCTGGGTTTTGGTCCGCAAACGATGTTTTTGGCTACGAGCGCTATCGTAGTCGTCTTTGTCTACAAAGCGGCAGTCTATTATGATAAGACTCACGTCTGTTTCGCCTTTTTTGTTTTCCTATTCGCCGGTACGTTCCTCGAAAGTTTGAATCTGGTCAGACAGTATGTAGCTATCGCCCTTTTTTTCTGGGGATCGCGATATATCGTCGGCCGGTCGCCGACAAAATACATGCTCGTCGTGCTGGCCGCGTCTTTATTTCATATTTCAGCGCTCGTATTGCTCCCTTTCTACTGGTTGCTCCGCATACGTTTTCCGGGTTGGCTGCTGTTCGGGATCCTTGGCTTTTCGCTCGTATTGAGCTTCATCTTTCCTCTCAAGGGGCTGATAAGTATGATTCCTCGCTACGGCCAGTACCTGACTCTTTACAGCGAGGCCAATCAAACCACAGCGCTTGGACTCGGCTATTTCTCGAAGCTGCTGATAGCATTTGCGGTCATTCTGTTCAGGAAAAAGTTGCTTGGCGTAGAGGCGGTCAAATATACCGTCGTCATGAATGGTTTTATCTTCTATGTGGCGCTGATGACCCTGTTTAACGATTTCATGGTATTTCTGCGTATTTCGTACTACTTCCATATTTTCATCATTCTGTTGCTTCCGAGGCTCGCCATGCCGTTTACATACCGCTCGCGCCCGATCGTTCTCGGCATAGCGTCGGCCTACTGTCTGCTTTTGTGCTTCCTGTCGCTTAAGGCGTCGGATGCGTACATGATTCCTTATCGGACCAATCTCGATTTATGGACGACAGCTACACCTTTGCGATGA
- a CDS encoding glycosyltransferase, which produces MITASVVAYHHSYSEIGKVLDCLLKSPVAKIYVVDNSSNDALRLLGKISERIRYIHSANIGYGGAHNIAMREAVEAGAAYHVIVNPDIWFGEGVIEILAGYMDRHPDAGLVTPKIVYPDGETQYLCKLLPTPFDLILRRFLPADFFKASRERFELRFTGYDREMNVPFLSGCFMFLRIGTLKETGLFDERYFMYAEDIDFSRRIHRVTRTVYCPDAVVVHVHEAASRKNRKMLLIHIGSIVKYFNKWGWVIDRERRRANRACIEALKGQGRG; this is translated from the coding sequence GTGATTACCGCATCGGTCGTCGCTTACCATCATTCTTATTCCGAGATCGGGAAAGTGCTGGACTGCCTATTGAAAAGTCCGGTCGCGAAAATATACGTCGTCGATAACTCGTCGAATGACGCGCTGCGTCTTTTGGGAAAAATATCGGAACGTATTCGTTATATCCACAGCGCTAACATCGGGTACGGCGGAGCTCATAACATCGCGATGCGCGAGGCCGTCGAGGCGGGAGCCGCCTATCATGTGATCGTTAATCCGGACATTTGGTTCGGCGAGGGCGTGATCGAAATCCTCGCCGGCTATATGGATCGGCATCCAGACGCCGGCCTGGTCACCCCCAAGATCGTGTATCCCGACGGCGAGACGCAGTATCTGTGCAAGCTGTTGCCCACACCTTTCGATCTGATCCTACGGAGATTCTTGCCCGCCGACTTCTTTAAGGCGAGCAGGGAACGGTTTGAACTGCGCTTTACCGGTTACGACCGCGAGATGAACGTACCCTTTCTTTCAGGTTGCTTTATGTTCTTGAGAATCGGGACGCTGAAAGAAACGGGGCTTTTTGACGAGCGCTATTTCATGTACGCCGAGGATATCGATTTTTCGCGTCGTATCCACCGCGTTACCCGTACCGTGTACTGTCCCGATGCGGTCGTCGTACATGTCCACGAGGCCGCTTCGCGTAAAAATAGGAAAATGCTGCTGATCCACATCGGCAGCATTGTCAAGTATTTCAATAAATGGGGATGGGTCATAGATCGTGAGCGAAGGCGTGCCAACAGGGCCTGCATCGAAGCATTGAAAGGACAGGGCCGAGGATAG
- a CDS encoding glycosyltransferase, with the protein MKPTIRDIRRCYSKIKQLARTAISERDYNRAAGELALSARIAYLFNWIYSDPETDDMIRTIGRALFVEKPPESRQTARYAMYNSFGRENRGLTQQYIRALRALQVEFLYIFEDRSKAMAGVESDLAACGDRVEIFEITPSLPTTEQAKQLHRKLREYAPQVLLIQVAPWSVTPLIAFSALPEITKYNINLTDHAFWLGSGIFDRNIEFRDFGWTISLEKRRFATSQLFMLPYYPILNEAPFEGFPAEVPVGSVKIFSGGSYYKIYGGKGLYFDLVKRTLDENPDAVLLYAGDGDARIFREFIRSNGFQRRVFLLGSRRDINAVFRACDIYMGTYPIGGGLMSQYAAVNGKPVLAYASEKCPSAFVETVVCHKARLKITHTDVESFARHARALCSDPALRAEEGSRLKQCITSPDEFAEGLRNLLAGYARPHSGSRVGIDYRKRLDFYYEAENSNRWSEFAMLLLSQYGIWAFRYFPLAALKTVPGTLYRYGIEQFKKYLKR; encoded by the coding sequence ATGAAACCGACTATCCGCGACATCCGGCGTTGCTACTCGAAAATCAAGCAACTGGCCCGAACCGCTATATCTGAAAGGGACTACAACCGGGCCGCCGGGGAACTGGCCTTGTCAGCCCGGATCGCCTATCTGTTCAACTGGATATATAGCGATCCCGAAACGGACGACATGATCCGCACGATCGGCCGGGCGCTTTTCGTCGAAAAGCCTCCCGAGTCGCGACAGACCGCCAGATACGCCATGTACAATTCGTTCGGCCGAGAAAACAGGGGACTCACCCAGCAGTACATCCGGGCATTGCGGGCGTTGCAGGTCGAGTTTCTTTACATCTTTGAGGACCGTTCCAAGGCGATGGCGGGCGTCGAGAGCGATCTGGCCGCTTGCGGCGACCGAGTCGAAATTTTCGAGATAACCCCGTCGCTCCCCACGACGGAGCAGGCGAAACAGTTGCACCGGAAACTGCGCGAGTATGCCCCGCAGGTCCTTCTGATACAGGTAGCGCCTTGGTCGGTCACGCCGCTTATCGCTTTTTCCGCTTTGCCGGAAATCACGAAATACAACATAAATCTCACCGACCACGCTTTCTGGTTGGGTAGCGGTATCTTCGACCGTAACATCGAGTTCAGGGATTTCGGCTGGACGATCTCGTTGGAAAAACGCAGGTTCGCCACGTCGCAACTTTTCATGCTGCCTTATTATCCCATTCTCAACGAAGCCCCGTTTGAAGGATTTCCTGCCGAAGTCCCGGTCGGTAGCGTCAAAATCTTTTCGGGGGGGAGCTATTATAAGATTTATGGCGGAAAGGGACTCTATTTCGATCTTGTCAAGCGGACGCTGGACGAGAATCCCGATGCCGTGCTGCTGTATGCCGGCGACGGCGATGCGCGCATCTTCCGGGAGTTCATTCGTAGCAACGGTTTCCAGCGACGGGTGTTCCTGCTCGGAAGCCGACGCGACATCAATGCCGTTTTTCGCGCATGCGACATTTACATGGGAACTTACCCGATCGGCGGGGGGCTCATGTCGCAGTATGCGGCCGTGAACGGCAAACCGGTTCTCGCCTACGCCTCGGAGAAATGCCCATCGGCTTTCGTCGAAACAGTCGTCTGTCACAAGGCGCGCTTGAAAATCACGCATACCGATGTCGAATCTTTTGCCCGTCATGCCCGGGCGCTGTGCTCCGACCCTGCGCTGCGAGCCGAAGAAGGGAGTAGGCTGAAGCAGTGCATCACCTCGCCGGACGAGTTCGCCGAGGGTCTGCGCAATCTGTTGGCCGGATACGCTCGTCCGCATAGCGGGAGCCGGGTCGGCATTGACTACCGAAAGCGGCTCGACTTTTACTACGAGGCCGAAAATAGCAATCGTTGGAGTGAATTCGCCATGCTGCTTCTCAGCCAGTACGGAATCTGGGCGTTTCGCTATTTCCCGTTGGCGGCGCTCAAGACGGTACCTGGAACGCTGTACCGCTACGGCATAGAACAGTTCAAAAAATATCTGAAACGATGA